In Zonotrichia leucophrys gambelii isolate GWCS_2022_RI chromosome 11, RI_Zleu_2.0, whole genome shotgun sequence, the genomic window TGGGCTTGCCAGAGGCTAAAACCTTGCAGCAACAGTTCTTACAGAGATTTTCAATGGTCCTGATGTAATTGTTACTGATATTGAGGGAATCCAGCTTTTGTAAGGGTTCaaggttttcaattttctcAATTAAATTGAGTTGCAGGTAGAGGGAACGCAACTCTGTCTGAGCCTCCAAATTCTCAATTTTTCTTAAGCCATTGCATTGCAGCCACAAACATTTCAGTCCTGTATATTCTTCAAGATTCTCCAGTCGGTCAAATCctgcagaacaaaaaaaagatgttttaaaatgaaatggcaTTGGCTGAAAATGGCTCTTTGGATGagaaaattatagaaaaaaaatataggaaaaacCAGAGCTGCTGAAACAGCCTGAGAGAAGACTGGTACTGAAGTCACTGCAGTATTTCCACTGAATCCCTGGTACTGTTTGTGGCCCATAAAGGACAAAACCAGGTTTGTACCTATTCTGGTCTGTATCTCAGCAGCCCTTTAGATGCTAAATAACACATAGCAAAACCAAGGCTGAATGTAGAAGGTAGCATATCCTAATTATCCAGAAGAATTCTTAGGCTAACTAGGGCCAGGTAACTGCATCATGCAAAAACCTGCTCAGAGATCACCAGAGGATGAGTAATGTTCAttctaacatttttttttctttcagtagtGTTTCAAACATGCAGCAAGTAtttactgtttattttcttcttgacCGTTTTTATTTGGCAGTAAAAAAGTTCCAAAAGgtggaaaaagctttttataCAAAccatttaaggaaaaatatgtatattttccTCTGAGTGCAAATCAAGACcagtattttaatttacatttctcAGAGGCTCCTGtttcagtaaaaaaacccaaaaatatgtCCCTTGATTCCTACTGATCCTGTGGATGGCTCCACAAAGCAAGTTAGATGTACAGTTTACTTTCCTACCTTCATATTGACTCATTTTGTTTCCCAAATCCAGTATTACATAAAATTGTGTTCTAATTTAGAAGAATGACTCGATACCTTACTCCAGTGAGCCATGAAGTAGATTCTCTGCTAAAATGCTACTTGGAATGATCAAGCTAGGCAGCCATGTCCACATCTTACCTTTATAATGCAAGTACAGTGTATCATTTAAGTATGGGGTCCAGTATAATTTCTGCTGCTTACAGATGTCCAGCAGAATCTTTTTTGTCATCCTAAAGCAGTACAGGaagcagaagcaaaataaaaaatgtatttcagtgCACATTCTGAGATCTTTGGTTTCTTTACAGATTCCATTGCAATACAATTAACATTTCTTTCATGACAGACAAATAGCTACAgctttcaaaattatattttaaaaaacccacaaaaacaagctgggtttttttagtgtGGCTTTTCATTTCTACCTTTGAGGTGAGTTACCGGGCCCTTCTGCTAAAAAAGGAGGGTTTATAGGAAAATGGGCAGGGAATTAGAGAGTTCATCTTCTTGGAAAAGGGCAGCATGATTTTATGTTAGCTTTTGGTTCCAATGTAGCTTCCTCTCCAATTCTTTCCCCTGTTCCTTGCTCCTTTGGTACAGGACCTTTGGTGGCAGAGCCAAATGCACTGTTTTTCTCAGACTAGAAAAATCAATGGTAATCAACCCAACATTTTATTGAAAAGCTGACTCCAAAACAGCAGTCAGGAAAGTTTTGATATAGAGCTGTTGGATGGCTGGGAATGCCACTAGGAATTAACAGAATGCTTTGTCTGAACTGAGGCAGAGAAATGGTTAAATCTACTGGCACATGACTTCCACAGGAGTTTGCACAATTTTCTACAGATCCATTAAATGACTTCATCATGTGGTTAGAATTTAGTTTCTATAGTTAGCAGTATAGTAGTGGCCATAAACCCCAAACATCTGTCCAGATGCTGGAAATATCCCTAATACCTGATTTATCCATTATTCTCAAGTTCATCTTCAAAACTGTTCTCCAAAACTGAGATCAACACACAGAATAGCAAAACTCCTGGTGATGCCAACACATCCACAAACAATGTATTACCTTACAGAGCCTCTCTTTTCTACTGTCTTTTGGCTGGATGAGCTGGTCCCAGACTTCTGATCACTATCTGATTTTTGTTCATTctcttgatctgctctggacGTACCGTTGACTTCTTTCTCTTGAGTTTTATCatctttttaaataagaaaatgaatTGCAATTTAACAGCAAGGGTGGGGAAAATGTGTCATGTTGCCAATTGCTTCAAAGAAATACTGAAGAGCACTTGAATGTGAATTTTAAGAGTGTTTTAACCAAGATTTCTGCTgagatttttaatgaaacttAACTTTCTTACACAGCatcataaaataaatagtaGCAAttgaaatctgcattttttttaaatcagaaagcTGGATAGTACCCATTATTCTTAATATTCTTATAATGTACAGTCACAATAAAGTACTGATACCAATGTTCTGATGGTGTTAGacatttaatatatattacatttaatCAACACCAATTTGAGTTTATTGTAAAGAGACTTCAGCAATGGTATCAGTCATCCCAAGCACTGTTGGTCTAGCTATTCTACAAATTTACCCTTTTGCACTCCTTGGAAGGTGTCTTTACACTGCCTTTGATTAATTCAAATTTCACTATTTGTCTCTTCAGATATTTGCCCTGTACCTTCTACTTGCTCTTGTAGTTCATAGAGAAAGTGCTAACAAGATGATTGTAACAGTTTACTTAAATACGACTGTAATTAAAACATAATAATTGGACATGTTTAGTAACACAAGAGGCATGGGCTGAAACTGAAGTACAGggagttccacctgaacatagGGAAGAACTTTACAGTGCAGGTGAGCATGCACTGGAGCTGTTTGCCCGGACAGAGCATGGAGTGTCCCTGCCTGGAGATGTTCCGGAGCCATcggacacagccctgtgccctgagctctgggatgggagCTCGGACCAGGGACCCGCTGTGGTCCCTGGCCCAGCCTGTGCCTTGTGACTTAGAGCTCAGGCTGGCTGTGTGATTGCAACACTGGGAGAAATACTTCTCCAGCAACAGGAAAGTAAAGAAATGTcggaaaaggaaaaaaagaccatAGGAAGGCAGGAATTGAGTGAGTGTGCTTCAGTTATGTCAGGATTTCCAGTGACTTTGCTGGCAGGAGGCACACACTCGCATTTGCATCCAGATCAGTGTGAGCAGCCGTGATGtgcaggctctgtgtgctggggagagcCGGAGGGGCTCACCTGTGCTCACAGCGCTGCCCTCACGCTCCGTGTGGGCACCTCCGCTCCCGGGCTCGCCCAACGGCGCCTCCGACGCCTCAGGCGCCGGGACCTCCTCTGTGCGGCCGCTGTCCGGGTCTCCAGCGGGCGCCGGCTGCATTCTAACACCCCCGAGCCGGTGGGCGATTTACGCTCTGCCTTTTTCAGACAAAATGTCCGCAGGCTTTAGCCGGCGGCAGGCGAGGGACGGAGCAGAGCTCGAGCCACGGCTGCCGCCTCAGCCGTGGCCATGGCGACGCCGCGCGCAGCCCCACAAggccccgcggccgctcccggcGGCCCCGCGCGGCGCAGGCGGCAGCGGGTGCGGGCAgcgcggcgggcccggcccggcatCGCGGGTGAGGCGCCGGCGGGTCAGGGCCGTGCCGGGGGTGGGTCCGGCCGAGACAGCCCGCGCCAGGGAGGGCTCCGGGCCGGGTCATTCAGAGCCGGGGCTGGGCGAGGGGCCTCGGGCCGGGCCAGCTCGCTGGGGCCGCGCGGAGACGGCGCGCCCGGAGCCCGCTGTCCGCCCTGGGCGAGGGGCGGACGGGGTGTGGCGGTGCCGGGAGGTGCGTCCGGTGCTGCCGAGGAGAGGACGGATTTGTGTTTGGTTAAAATACGTATTAAGTAGTGAAAGCGTGAGGCACAGCCAGCGCGGTGTGCGTGATGCGCTGCACCGTGCCGTGGCTCAGGGACAGCGGCAGATGCGGTGCTTTTGAGCGCGCTGGGCACTGACGCGCTGTCTGTGAGCCTGCTTTGTCTCTATGTAGCTGTTTGTCCTTGAAAGAGCCTGGTGTTTCTTTGTGTCTCAGCTCTCCCGTGCTGGTTATCCTTGCTTCTCTTGTAGGTAACTTTTCATCTTCCAACATTGGTTTTCACTTGTTCAGTTTCTGctttaattgttttatttacagaatcGTTGATCATTGTTGTTGCAGTATAACTGATTAATAGCTCAACCCtaggaaaaggaataaacagTACCGATACCAGTGAGGTTGGTGATAGGTGACACCCAAATTTTAGCACACTGACTTGTGGTTTTTCTGCATCAAAACAGTGCTCAAACTGTAAAATGCTGTATCTCAAAATTATCCATACAGTCTGAAAAGTTTACATGGGTCAGGAGGCAATTTTAATTGCctgtgtcttttttctttttcaggcttGTGATCACCATGGCTGCAGTGGATCGATTCTCCCTCTTGTACCGAGAAATCAGTCGCTCCTGCAGTGTCTATGTAGAAGCCCTGGCTATTGTTGGAGCTTGGTACACAGTCAGAAAGGTTGTGTcgctggccttggacacttacAGTGCGCTCAGGCTGCACGTGATTCCAAGGCTGAGTGGGGAGGTTGATCTGGTCAAGAAGTACGGGAAGTGGGCGGTGGTCACGGGTAAGAGATGGTGAATTTCCTTGTGTTTATGTAACAATGTAACATACTGTGCCAGTACTGTGAAACTTGGTGGCTTGTGACGCTGGGTGAGCTTTATATCACAGGCTGGAGCCTGTATGGTCTCTGATTGCAGGTTAATCTGCCTGAGCAGTGGCTGTTGTTTATTGCCTTTATAAATGAATTCTTCAGGAGATGGGCAAGCTAAGTGAGTTGATGGACTGCTGAGAAAGAATCACAGCAATTGTTGCCCAAATTTGCAAGGTACCTCTTGATCAGCTGCCAGTGTAGACAGGAATGTAGACAAGATCCTCTTTTTGCTGTGGGGTATTCATATGTGCCCTAGTTCTTCAGCAAGGTTTGAGTCCTCTACCTCTGACATCCCTGCCTTTCATTAAGGTTCTCCTTTGAGCTCTCTCTTGTTGTcatggaaaatataaaacttTTATGAGGGGAATTGCAGAAGATGGTTGACAGTGTTGTCTTTACTGTTGCGTCTTTGAATTCAATATATTTAGTGCCACATGATctcagaaaaaggaataaagctACAATTGAAAGAACTGTCAAGAGAGAAAGAAGGCTGGTGTTGCTCAGTTTTTCACTTGTGTGTTCTATTGCTGTTTTCTCTTGCAGGTAGCACAGATGGTATTGGGAAGGCTTATGCTGAAGAGCTGGCAAAGCGTGGTGTCAACATCATCTTAGTCAGCAGAAGCAAAGAGAAGCTGCAGGCTGTCTCCAGGAGCATATCTGAAACCTATAAAGTGGAAACAGATTTCATAGTAGCTGATTTCAGCAAGGGGCGTGAGCTTTACCCAACCATTGAGGAGGCTCTGAAAGACAgagaaattgggattttggtgaATAATGTGGGAATACTTTATGACCACCCAGACTATTTTACTAATCTGTCTGAGGATTTGCTATGGGACTTGATCCATGTAAATATTGCTTCTGCTACCATGATGACACATATTGTGCTGCCAGGCATGgtaaagaagaggaaaggggCAATTGTGAACCTTTCTTCAGCATCCTGTTGTCAGCCAACACCGATGCTCACAGTCTATGGAGCCTCTAAAGTAAGTTGGGCTGTAGTGTTAAATGGCATGCACTGGAAACACATTCAGCAAGGATGTCAAAATACTTGAATGTTTCTAGGGGTTTGCTTAAATTTTGGAGGTGAATGATACATGTGTTATGCAGGAAACTCTCCATCCTCACCAGTACTGGGCTTTGAACCAGTCAGTGCTCTTGGATTTTGTGTGAAGTGTAGCATAACAGTCGTTCTAGGAGAAATGTTGCCTTTCTCAGATGCACAAAGCAGAGAAGCAATTCTGTGGGCCCTGTTGAAAGGGTCAAGAATTTAATCTCTCTCCAGCTGAACTGTGCACATACCTCAAGTCTTGCATACCAATATTTAGTAGCAGAAAGGGCTATACTCATGCTCAAGCCACCACTGTGACACAGAGCGTGGCCAAATCATGTAATACCAAGGAGTGTTGTGGCATATTTGGGGACAAGTGAAAAGAGCTCCCCCATAATTGTCCTTCCTGAAGAGATCCAAGCAGTAATGAATAGGACTGGGCAGCTGGCTGATGCTGGAAGAATGAATGCTCATGGTGATGGTGAATTTACCCTGCATGGCATGCTGCTGAATCCACAAAAGCAGCTGGGATTGTGAAGGATCTCACCTAGATCCAATGTCTAAACACAAGTGGTTATTGCTCCCAGCTGTCTGTGGCTGCCCTCTGTTGTAGCCTTGCTCCTGACATagctcttttatttcctttagcTTGGAGCAAAGCCAGCTCTTAAAACCCCAAGGTGTAAAACTCCTTGCAGACTTCCTTCAGTGTGGAAACTGGCTTCCAGTTACTGGTTCTGTGCAGAGTATCTGCCCCTTTGATTTTGTCAAGTGTTTGTAGAACTGCACtctgaattaaaacaattaaaaggcTTGAATGAGAAAGAAGAATCACAAATGTTCCAAAGTTTTTTGATTTAGCTGAGGTAATTAATCCATATGCTAGGTCAGCAATCCAGCTTTAAGCCTGGCCTCTGAACACAAGTGAGAACAGGCTGCTGTAACATCCTAAGCCTCTTTGTGTGCTAACAATGAACAATGCTTGAAGTGGTTGCTTAATTTTCCTAAAGCAGCTGTAAGAGAGTTTGTACAAGATGCTTTCCCAACAAACTGTTGGGAAAACCTTTTGCAAGGCTGGTTGGAAGCAGCAAGATATCTGCTCACAAGCTGAGTCTAAAATGCTCTTTCTAAGGGAGAACTGGCtgtgtggcacagcagggaaggCATCAGTGTTGCTGCCCTGATAAGACTGAGCCAGGCTCATTTTTCAGTCTGATTCCAGCAGTCCCAGTTACCAGCCATGTGCTTTTCTTGTTCTGTAAAAGTAAAATGAGCTAAAGGGGCTAATGCAGATACATGTTAATGAATCATTTTGCCTCAGAGAGTCCCAGGAAACAGCTAACCTGGCTTCTGGAGAATGAATGCAAAATTCATCTGTAAATGTATTAAAGAATGggacttcattttttttcttctgacagTAGTAGGTAGAGCTGTCTGTAGAGTATCCTTGCAATGCCCCCAGACCAGATAAGGTGTTTtagataaaataaatgtttttgtatTATTCTTAAGCAGAAATTGTCAGATTGTGATAAGCAGTCACTTTGTCCTGCAAGTTATTGTACCGTGGCAGGTTTATAGCAAATAACACAGAGAAGAGTTGATAATACTTCAGAAAATCATATTTTATactattaatatttattaaagcTGGTgcaaaaaatatgttaaaacttttctgtaattttaataaaactttgTCATGAGATTTcattgtttaagaaaaaaaagaaaaaaaaagtgtctttctgcttttgtttttctagagCTACTTGGACTATTTCAGTAGAGCACTACATTATGAGTGTGCCTCTAAAGGAATTTTTGTTCAGAGTCTAACACCATTCATTATTGCTACCAAAATGGTATCATTCAGCAGCATTATGTCAAAGagatctattttttttcctactgctgAAGAATATGCAAGTCATGCTGTTTCTACTCTTGGGTTATCCATAAGGACTACTGGTTACTGGAAGCATGCAATACAGGTAATGGAATTCATGAAACTATTTCATGTTTGTCAGTAGAAGTAAGTCAGCTGTTTACTTTCTTAGGAGGCTGAATGAAAACTTCTCATTCTGCAAAAGTGTAATATATATTGTAGACTTTAAGGCTTTGTTATTTTCCCAGTAGTTCTGCTTTATAAACGTATGCTTGGGCATGCTTACTTTAAGATCAGAGAATGAATCCAATTCTCCCTTGAAATGTGTAGCAGAAATGGGAAAGTGACAAGTTTTTACTGAAAAACAGAGTATCTCATTTCTCTTGGGGTGTTGCTGACTGGGCAATTGTTTCACTGTCTTTGTAAACAGAAATAGCTTTTTTCAGTCTTAACATATTGAGCATATTTGTGCTTTGGGAAAGGGTGGGTAGGGAGGATGGAATAATAGCAGGAAAAACTCTGTATTTTCCTCCATTTGTTagggttttgatttttggggCACACTTTATCATGCAGTTTTTTTCATGTTGGTCACATCTCATGTATCCTACTGAGTGGCTTCCTATGGCATTGGGTTGACTAGATGGAAATGAAGAAATGGGGATTAGtccaaaaggaataaaagagaCAGGATGCATTCTGGCAAAATGTGGCAATTAATGGAAGTGGACAGAATGGCTGTTGTGAACTTAATCAGGTCAAGATTCAGTATTTATTTGCAGAACTGCTCAGCTGTGAGTGCTACATCTGAAACAGCTGAGTATGTGTGCTTCAAGGGGCTGAATTTAAGGCTTAGTTGATGATATTCTAtcacattttgctttgcttcagtAGTGATTTGagaaattgtttattttaatggaatCTTACTCTGTCCCtttctgtcattttctttttttctgttcccttttctccctgtgcCTCACCTCAGTGGACGCTGGGCGAGTGCCTGCCGGAGTGGATGTGGGCATGGTTTGCTGTGTACTTGAGCAGAATTGTACGCTAGCAAGGTCTGGCAGCCAAAGCGAAATAGGAGTGGCTCGATGTCCCACGAGACAATTCTGATGAGTGCTGCAACAATGTTTAATGGACCTTGGAGGACTTACTGTAACTTATCCATACCTTGTTAAGCAAGCTACGTAACCTAGACAACAGAAGTCTGGATCCTCTCTGTATCCTTGTATTAAAAtagctcctctgctgctttcctttatGAGAGAGCGCTGATGTTCCTGATGTTAATCTCTACTCACTTTCACATTGCGATAATAGGGCAGGAGCAGATACACTGTTATTTCTGTCATAAGTGACAGTCCCTCACATAGTGCTACATGATGTCCATTTGTAACGTTGAGAGAATTTGAGACTCGTCCAACTCCATCAGAAACGGGACCCCAGAAAAATCAAGCCATTCACAGCGACAGCTATGAAGTTGTGGAGAAGACGGGGAACAGCTGGGAGGTACCAGGGTCAGGGACCCATCACAGGGCTCTGTCCACGGCTGACGCCAACCTCAGCTCCCCTCAAAGCCGTTTGCTTCAGTTGTGCGGGGTAAAGCTTGTGTTGCCAACAACGCCTTCCGCTCGCTAGCGAAGGGGCCTTAAAGCCATACATTTAGTTTGTGTAAGGGTTTAAGCGCAGCCTGCTCTCGGTCCCCCGGCCGCGGCTGCCGGCGCCATTCCCTGTGGAGAGCGGGACCCCCCCCGCGCCTCCTCCCCCTGAGCGctcccgggccggccccgcccaCGCCTGCGCAGCGCGGCCCGCGCCGCTCTCGCGAGAGCGCGCCGGTAAACAGCGCTCAAGATGGCGgcgggccgggcggcggcggcggcgcggtgAGCACGGGGCGGGCGGGACGGGCCGGGAGCCCGCGGCTCCCTCAGGCTCTGGGGCGCCGGCGGGGCGGCGCTCGCTGCCCCTCGTCTCTGGGGCGGCCTCGGCCTCCGCCGCGGCGTGGAGCGCTCCCCGCCGGCTGTCACTTCACCTCCGCCCTGGCCGGGCCGGGAGCAGCGGCGCTGCCCCTCACGGTGCCCGGCCGCGCTCACTGCGGCTTTAGTGCGGCCGGACGGTACCGGGCCCGGGCTCGCTGGGCTCGCTGTGGTACTGGCGGGGCTCTCCGGACGGGACGGTTCTGCTGCGCTGCAGCCGGGGGTCCTTGCGGTCCTTGCGGGTGCCCAGCCCGCGGGGTGGATGCATGGGGGGCCTCGCCTCGGCAGGAGCTGGGGTGACTCCGAGCGGAGCTGGCTCGGGCAGGGGCGGGTTGGCAACTGCGAGTCCCGTCCTACCCTCACGGGGTGGGTGTTAAACACAACAAACCTCTGGGCGTGCTGCTCCTTTGCTCTTAGTAGCCGTCGTACTCTGTTATCGGGCTTACATACAACCTGCTATTAGCCACAAGGGTGTTTATTTTGCTCATTTGTgtggttgttttattttattgctataGGAGTTATTAACCGATGAAGTGATAAGGCAGGCAGAGCTTAGCCGAGGCCAGAAGTCAGTGCACTGTAACAATGTTGAGTTAGGATTGAGGGGAAAACTGTAACTGCCCACGCGCAGTTCCCAGTCTGTCACGGTGTTGTCAGTCAAATAAAAATAGAGGAAATTTCTGTCCTTATTACAAGGAAATACTCGATAACGCTAAATAAAGTTAATTGAAAATGAAGTAACAGCTGTTGCATTCAGACTCGATTTATCTGCTGTGCTGTGCGGTCAGCCCAtcattcccccaaatcctgtgAATCCCCTAATGAGGCCCCTACGCTCCAGTCCTGGTCACAGCTGCAATACACAGTTCTGTTCTGCTTGCCCAGGTGCTGTGACAAACCAGacataaatgtttttcttttcttgtcttttaaTGGCCTTGTATCTCTCAGTTGCTGGTTGAGTGTTTGGAGTTCAGAAGAATACTAGCGTTGCAGTTTTTCTTGAGTGTATTATGCACTTTGGAACATAAGGGGGAGAGGCTGTGCCTCCATGTGGAAACACTTTCAGCACCATCCGTCAACTTCACATGCTGTTATCAGCTCTTATTTCCTCAGGTGCCCGTGTTTTTAATAACTCACACACCCTGGCTCAAAACAATTTTGAAAGACTTTTATCCTGTAGATTTTCAAGCACAGTCACTGCAGCTTTGCCTCTTCTGGTATCTTTTGTCCTTACCTGGCTTTGGCATAGAGTTTGAATCTGATTTGCCTTGTGTGAAATGAAGTTCTGTGCATTATTTCTATTTGTCATGTTTCtgattggaaaaaaaagcatgctTTTTAAAGTGTCTATGGACACTTTTAGTATTTTGTTTTGCACTTTTTTCCTGCCATGGAATTCAGATGTAATTTTTAGCTCTTTGCTCTATTTACATGAAGTGGTTGAGTTTGGTGGTCATTGTTGCCTGTTCTCTTGTGAGGTTAGTACCCAAGTGTTTCACATTTGCTCTGCTCTGAACAAGGGAAAAACTTCAGTGTTGGTGAAAAATTGTAAATGAAATATGAGGAACTTTTTCCCTGTTATTTCTAAAACAAACTACCAAGGGCGCCTTTTCTCCCCTGGTTTTCAGACTGCAGTAGCACACAATATTAATGCAgctaattattttctgtattgcCCTGCCTTACAGGTTGCCTTGCAATCAGCTTTGCTAATTCTTCCAGGGAGTTAACTTTGCCATCAGAAATGGAGTACAGGACTCAGCTGCCACATCCTGAGTGACTGAATCATTGAATGCAAAATGGAGAAGAAGCGGAGAAAGAAATGAGCCTGTTCACCTGGCTTGACCTGAAAAGACCATGAAATCTCGACTTATTTTGGATCCAGCTTTCAGAATATCCAGTTGAGCAGCACAGTGAAAGCAACGTTTACTGAAACAGAAATGAACTAgtttataaagaagaaaattgtgaTTTGAATATATGGAATTTTTGGAATGAAACCATTTTCTTCTATGACCATGAAGTTTGCAAACATCTGGCTTGTTCTGCTTGTTATTTTACTCTGTGGCAAAAAACACTTTGGTACCAGAGCAGGGAATTCCTCTCATGAGGCTCACGTGTGTCCTGGATGTTCTCGTCTTACTTTGAAAGTGGAGTTCACTTCAACGGTTGTGGAGCATGGTAAGAAACAGtgaagcagtaaaaaaaaataaatccatgtcATGTTCATGTGTGTGTCACTGATTTGTGGTGTTTGTGCAATTGTAACACTTGGGGTTTCTGTGGAAGCACATTATCTGTTAAATTCTCTATATTTGAAAAGAGGAGCACTTTTTCAAAGGTTCTTTGTTTAGCTGGAGACAGGGTTCcaacaagagagagagagggaaaccCAGAGGATATTTACAATTCCACCTTCCTTTCAAAGGCTTTTGTCATATTTCTTGTTTCCAACACTCCCACCCCTTTACACAGTGCAGAAATAAATGGCAAACTtgtaaaagcagcagaaaagggCCTCAAATTGTGATTATTTGTTCtaagtaaagaaaaattcagactTTGCAATGTGAATTCATGCATAAGCTGCTTAAACACCAGTT contains:
- the HSDL1 gene encoding inactive hydroxysteroid dehydrogenase-like protein 1, which encodes MAAVDRFSLLYREISRSCSVYVEALAIVGAWYTVRKVVSLALDTYSALRLHVIPRLSGEVDLVKKYGKWAVVTGSTDGIGKAYAEELAKRGVNIILVSRSKEKLQAVSRSISETYKVETDFIVADFSKGRELYPTIEEALKDREIGILVNNVGILYDHPDYFTNLSEDLLWDLIHVNIASATMMTHIVLPGMVKKRKGAIVNLSSASCCQPTPMLTVYGASKSYLDYFSRALHYECASKGIFVQSLTPFIIATKMVSFSSIMSKRSIFFPTAEEYASHAVSTLGLSIRTTGYWKHAIQWTLGECLPEWMWAWFAVYLSRIVR